A stretch of DNA from Bradyrhizobium algeriense:
AACGCGGCGCCGTTCAGTTTCTTCAACGTGTTCTGTGAGGATCCACCGCTCTGCATGTTCGCCGCCAATCTGCGTCCCGACGGCCGGGTGAAGGATACCGTGATCAACATCCGGGCGACCAACGAGTTCGTGGTCAACATGACCGATGAGGCGCTGGCGCATGCGATGCACGAGAGCAGCGGCGACTTCCCGCCCGAGATCGGCGAGCCGGATTATTTGAATCTCAACCTGGCGCCATCGACGAAAATCGCCGTACCGCGGCTGGCGGATGCGCCGTTTGCGATGGAATGCAGGACCTGGAAGGAAATCGACGTCAACGGCGACCGGCTGCTGGTGATGGGCGAAGGCATTCACTTCCACATCCGCGACGAATTATGGGACCACGCCGCGATGCGCGTCCATATGGAGCGCTACCATCCGATCGGCCGCATGTTCGCGGATCGCTATTGCCGGACGGATGATAGGGTAGTGT
This window harbors:
- a CDS encoding flavin reductase family protein, which codes for MQYDPSDLKPRERYKVLTSFVLPRPIAWVTSMGPAGVVNAAPFSFFNVFCEDPPLCMFAANLRPDGRVKDTVINIRATNEFVVNMTDEALAHAMHESSGDFPPEIGEPDYLNLNLAPSTKIAVPRLADAPFAMECRTWKEIDVNGDRLLVMGEGIHFHIRDELWDHAAMRVHMERYHPIGRMFADRYCRTDDRVVFPPAEGAKTSA